A stretch of Aureispira sp. CCB-E DNA encodes these proteins:
- a CDS encoding DUF4178 domain-containing protein: protein MFDWFFNLFKTKKEEEEPIKVDYSVHDLGTGFLLDYNMESWEVLASYTYRYKGYSSKEYKIRSSSETRFLNVSDSNSLLLGLSREANINNIDSGLRSSVAMGQPLTRITWNGETYSLKESAKGQFADDAIQDWANFSSWEYVNAANTKFIYVSKWEDNSIECYVGEYLKEHEISNILAST from the coding sequence AAAAGTTGACTACAGTGTGCATGATTTGGGAACGGGGTTTCTTCTGGATTACAATATGGAAAGTTGGGAGGTTTTGGCTTCTTATACTTACCGCTACAAAGGGTATTCATCCAAAGAATATAAAATTAGATCAAGCTCAGAAACAAGATTCTTGAACGTGTCGGATAGCAATAGTTTGTTATTAGGACTTAGTAGAGAAGCGAATATTAATAACATAGATAGCGGTTTGCGTTCTAGTGTTGCTATGGGGCAACCTTTAACACGGATTACTTGGAATGGAGAAACGTATTCGTTGAAAGAGTCTGCCAAAGGACAGTTTGCTGATGATGCGATACAAGATTGGGCTAATTTTTCTAGTTGGGAGTATGTTAATGCAGCCAATACGAAGTTTATTTATGTTTCCAAATGGGAAGATAATTCGATAGAGTGTTATGTTGGAGAGTACCTTAAAGAACATGAAATTTCAAACATCTTAGCGAGTACTTGA